The Cellulomonas sp. P24 genome contains a region encoding:
- a CDS encoding glycoside hydrolase family 13 protein: MSWIDNAVVYQVYLRSFADGNGDGVGDLAGLTAHLDHLASLDIDAIWLSPCFRSPQADHGYDVSDYTQIDPLFGTIADLEAFVAAAHGRGLRVMLDLVPNHCSVEHAWFREAVAAGAGSPARSRFHFADGSGPDGALPPNNWGSVFGGPAWTRLPDGQWYLHSFDATQPDFNWGSDEVLEMMDDVLRFWFDRGVDGFRVDVAHGLVKRDGLPDWTGAPGSSNEFMWNQPGVHDVYRRWRKLADEYGACFVGEVWVASVADLLAYASPDELGQAFDFHLLVQPWHAPSIRDAVEHGLRPGTAWTLANHDVHRPATRYGQEQVIQAPDPADMLLSARRRGPVDLPLGRRRAVAASMLMLALPGAAYLYQGDELALPEVLDLPDHVRQDPIWVRSGGSELGRDGCRVPMPWNAEPTTFGFTDAPQAWLPQPELFGQLSVEVQESDAESALGVIRHALRARRVMFGGEDLTWLEAGDDVVAFRSGDGICVLNTSARELDLPDAWGTVRVSSAPIDGRILPTDACAWLSVADGDGVSPSPRSATAGTTKES, encoded by the coding sequence GTGAGCTGGATCGACAACGCGGTGGTGTACCAGGTCTACCTCCGCTCGTTCGCCGACGGGAACGGGGACGGCGTGGGGGACCTCGCCGGCCTGACCGCCCACCTGGACCACCTCGCGTCCCTCGACATCGACGCGATCTGGCTGAGCCCGTGCTTCAGGTCGCCGCAGGCGGACCACGGGTACGACGTGTCGGACTACACGCAGATCGATCCGCTGTTCGGGACGATCGCCGACCTGGAAGCCTTCGTGGCGGCGGCGCACGGCCGCGGGTTGCGGGTGATGCTCGATCTGGTCCCGAACCACTGCTCGGTCGAGCACGCATGGTTCCGCGAGGCGGTCGCAGCCGGGGCAGGCTCGCCGGCGCGATCGAGGTTCCACTTCGCCGACGGGAGCGGGCCGGACGGGGCTCTCCCGCCGAACAACTGGGGCAGCGTGTTCGGTGGCCCGGCGTGGACGCGGCTGCCTGACGGGCAGTGGTACCTGCACTCGTTCGACGCCACCCAGCCTGACTTCAACTGGGGCAGCGACGAGGTGCTCGAGATGATGGACGACGTCCTGCGGTTCTGGTTCGACAGGGGCGTGGACGGCTTCCGGGTGGACGTGGCCCACGGCCTCGTGAAGCGTGACGGGCTTCCGGACTGGACGGGCGCGCCGGGGTCGAGCAACGAGTTCATGTGGAACCAGCCTGGCGTGCACGACGTCTACCGGCGTTGGCGCAAGCTGGCGGACGAGTACGGCGCGTGCTTCGTCGGCGAGGTGTGGGTGGCGTCCGTCGCGGACCTGCTGGCGTACGCGTCGCCGGACGAGCTGGGGCAGGCGTTCGACTTCCACCTCTTGGTCCAGCCGTGGCACGCACCGTCGATCCGCGATGCCGTCGAGCACGGGCTCCGGCCCGGCACGGCGTGGACGCTGGCCAACCACGACGTGCACCGGCCCGCGACCCGCTACGGGCAGGAGCAGGTGATCCAGGCGCCCGATCCGGCGGACATGCTGCTCTCTGCCAGGCGTCGCGGACCGGTCGACCTCCCGCTCGGTCGCCGGCGTGCGGTGGCCGCCTCCATGCTGATGCTGGCGCTGCCGGGTGCTGCCTACCTGTACCAGGGCGACGAGCTGGCGCTCCCGGAGGTTCTCGACCTGCCGGACCACGTGCGGCAGGACCCGATCTGGGTGCGGTCCGGCGGGTCCGAGCTCGGCCGTGACGGTTGCCGCGTCCCCATGCCGTGGAACGCGGAACCAACGACGTTCGGGTTCACGGACGCGCCGCAGGCCTGGCTGCCGCAGCCCGAGCTGTTCGGCCAGCTCAGCGTCGAGGTCCAGGAGTCGGACGCGGAGTCCGCTCTCGGGGTGATCCGCCACGCACTGCGCGCGCGCAGAGTGATGTTCGGCGGCGAGGACCTGACGTGGCTCGAAGCCGGGGACGACGTCGTCGCCTTCCGAAGCGGCGACGGCATCTGCGTGCTCAACACCTCGGCGCGCGAGCTGGACCTTCCCGACGCCTGGGGCACCGTTCGGGTGTCCAGCGCGCCGATCGACGGCAGGATTCTCCCCACGGATGCCTGCGCATGGTTGTCCGTCGCCGACGGCGACGGCGTCTCACCTTCACCCAGGTCGGCAACCGCCGGCACGACAAAGGAGTCGTGA
- a CDS encoding ABC transporter substrate-binding protein: MLRKTALTSSIAIGLLTVAACAPGSTTTSAATTSEAAKPVTVTVWHYWDGANADTFQAMADEYSTSHPGVTVKAVNFPSSDLITKIQTSATTNTLPSMAIMDLVSVPQIAQTGKLVDLKPLMDPATMSDIYPALLDFGKDGDKQYAVPVSTNNLGYMYNKDLYKQAGLNPDNPPKTWEELESQAQQIKDKTGKPGVELYTQAGDSGEGLTWNFQVSLWQAGGEFLSPDNKKAAFNTAAGKKALQFWVDLLNKGLAPRTQWGSFEKGNAGGAQEGSWMVGIWQSDPPFDFGTATVPYPADGQPATNMGGERAVVFTTDQAQQRASADFLDWFLAPAQVTSWSEKTGMLPVRKAVGDSDGYKQWVATTQPRLQPFVDQLATAKSRPNTPLYPKVSLAFAKQIEKALAGQVSVDDGLKAAETDVNAVLAAG; the protein is encoded by the coding sequence ATGCTCCGCAAGACTGCACTGACATCAAGTATCGCCATCGGTCTGCTGACCGTGGCGGCGTGTGCCCCCGGATCCACGACGACGAGTGCCGCAACGACAAGCGAAGCGGCCAAGCCCGTCACCGTGACGGTCTGGCACTACTGGGACGGCGCCAACGCCGACACCTTCCAGGCCATGGCCGACGAGTACTCCACGAGCCATCCTGGTGTGACGGTCAAGGCGGTGAACTTCCCCAGCTCCGACCTGATCACCAAGATCCAGACGTCCGCCACGACCAACACGCTGCCGTCGATGGCGATCATGGACCTGGTCTCGGTTCCGCAGATCGCCCAGACCGGCAAGCTCGTCGATCTCAAGCCTCTGATGGACCCGGCGACGATGAGCGACATCTACCCGGCGCTGCTGGACTTCGGCAAGGACGGCGACAAGCAGTACGCGGTGCCGGTGTCCACGAACAACCTGGGCTACATGTACAACAAGGACCTGTACAAGCAGGCCGGGCTCAATCCGGACAACCCGCCGAAGACCTGGGAGGAGCTGGAGTCTCAGGCGCAGCAGATCAAGGACAAGACCGGCAAGCCTGGCGTCGAGCTGTACACGCAGGCAGGGGACTCGGGGGAGGGTCTGACCTGGAACTTCCAGGTGAGCCTGTGGCAGGCCGGAGGTGAGTTCCTCAGCCCGGACAACAAGAAGGCCGCGTTCAACACGGCGGCAGGCAAGAAGGCGCTGCAGTTCTGGGTCGACCTGCTGAACAAGGGGCTGGCCCCGCGAACCCAGTGGGGGTCGTTCGAGAAGGGCAACGCCGGCGGCGCGCAGGAGGGTTCGTGGATGGTCGGCATCTGGCAGTCCGACCCGCCGTTCGACTTCGGTACGGCAACCGTCCCGTACCCCGCGGACGGCCAGCCTGCGACGAACATGGGCGGCGAGCGTGCCGTGGTCTTCACCACGGACCAGGCCCAGCAGAGGGCCTCGGCGGACTTCCTGGACTGGTTCCTCGCCCCCGCCCAGGTCACCTCGTGGAGCGAGAAGACCGGCATGCTGCCCGTCCGCAAGGCCGTCGGTGACTCGGACGGGTACAAGCAGTGGGTGGCCACGACTCAGCCCCGGCTCCAGCCGTTCGTCGACCAGCTGGCGACCGCCAAGTCGAGGCCCAACACGCC